A single Methylobacterium sp. 17Sr1-1 DNA region contains:
- a CDS encoding type II toxin-antitoxin system HicB family antitoxin: MRGSIAIIQPPDRSGEYAVVFPDVPGCASCGETFASAVAAGREALSLHLGSMRADGEAVPVARSYEAIVADPDWAEERQGATPISSPRAP; the protein is encoded by the coding sequence ATGCGGGGATCCATCGCCATCATCCAGCCGCCCGATCGCAGCGGGGAATATGCGGTCGTCTTCCCGGACGTGCCGGGCTGTGCCAGTTGCGGAGAAACCTTCGCGTCGGCCGTCGCGGCGGGCCGGGAAGCACTCTCGCTCCATCTCGGATCCATGCGGGCGGATGGCGAGGCTGTCCCGGTCGCGCGCAGCTACGAGGCCATCGTGGCCGATCCGGACTGGGCCGAGGAGCGGCAGGGAGCGACGCCCATCTCATCACCCCGCGCGCCCTGA
- a CDS encoding type II toxin-antitoxin system HicA family toxin: MAQARCRRELVAQLKRDGWVSGGSEGSRHHFKHPTKPGRVTVPHPKKDLPIGTLRAVLRQAGL; this comes from the coding sequence ATCGCGCAGGCTCGGTGTCGTCGAGAGCTCGTCGCGCAGCTCAAGCGGGACGGCTGGGTGTCAGGCGGGTCCGAGGGCAGCCGCCACCACTTCAAGCACCCTACGAAGCCCGGGCGAGTGACCGTCCCGCACCCGAAGAAGGATCTGCCCATCGGCACTCTGAGGGCCGTCCTCAGACAGGCGGGACTCTGA